From Punica granatum isolate Tunisia-2019 chromosome 1, ASM765513v2, whole genome shotgun sequence:
GTCGTTCTTAgtatatcttttatttttatttttaaattttatttctatcTCACCACTTAGTTTATAAATGGTTAAGTTGTCTATTATATTGTGAATTTGTTATTAGTCCTGCTAGTTCGGCCTTCGGGCCAGGTAAATTATGTTATTTGTATTCTCCTCCAAATCGTAATAAAATTTGTCATTCGCATTGCCACTTTCTTGCTCTTAATTTTGGATCATTGTGTAAAGGAGAATAATAAACATCCAATCAATAGGTACAAATAGGACATATGTAACAATTCTTGTTCTCGAGGCTGTTAAATTGCCATCGGTGATACGGACACTTAAGAGCACGGATCCAGGAGTGTCATCGGCAGACAGCAGGCAAAGCTAGCCATTTTCAGCTGGATCTGACGGCATCGATGGCAGCAACAAGATCATCGAACTTGGCCCCCGTGACTTCTTTCACAATCTTTCCCTCCTTTAGGATCTTGAAGGTCGGAACCACTCTTATCCCGAGCTCCTTCGCCAATGGCTGAGAACCGTCGCGCAACATAAGAACCCGACAGGGAGTTTATCCCCTGATTTTCCATGTTGTCTAATGAGAATTAACGAACAAACTATATAAAATCAAATCGGCAATGAGTACAGACCTTGTTTTCCTGGTTGCAATCGAGCTTGAGGAAAACAACATCCAGATACTTCTCTGACAGTTCTTGGAACTTCGGCGCCATGATCTTGCAAGGACCGCACCTGTTAATGGAAAGGAACAGCGTAAACAACAGAAGGAAAATTTGATAAGGAATGGATTCGATACGAAAGCTATCCTACTGATGTAGATAGTAATACTTTAGTGCCTGGTCAAGCATACTTGAAGTTGGCAAGACGGGATCTCTAAAGCCGAAGCCTGCAGAGAATGTAGTACTAAAATAGCAGCTTAGGTGATTGCAACGACTATACAACGATACTCAGCTTGAACCAACCTTCCTTTAATCTAACCGTCAGTGTGAAAGGAGAAGAAGTACTGAAGCTGAGGATATTTCGGGACCAGACCAACAAAGAGAAGCTATCGAGATGCCCTGCCACGAGGCCAGTGGAAGTGCAAGAAGATGAATGCAAGCTTCTCTTTGCTGCCAGCTAAACAAACTAACACACAGGGAATAACGTCCCGCCGGAACCAATCCAACAGATTTGGCTCCCTAGCAGTCGAGATCCGGTGCAGCTGGCGATGCTGACCTCCCATAGATTAAATCCTGACAGCACATATTTCTTGTCTTCGACATCGAAAGCTTAGAATGTTGGAGCAAGCTTTTCCCAAACATATTACCAAAACCTTGATCGATGCAGACTGGAGTCGTATAGACAGTATAGACGGATCATACATCGGCATCAAAATCTCCGGGACGGACCAACTGCAGAGGGCAGTCATTGCCAAAGGTCCTACTCGATCTCTATAGtctcaatttttctttctttttccagtTTAATCTTCTTTTTAAGTATTTTTCCTACTTTATCAGTCCCCGGATCAAATCCTTCTATTCGCCCCGGCACCAGCACAAGCAAATTAGCGTAGCCGAAAACACATCACATTATCCTTTCTTTTGGCCATTTAAGGAGACTGTCTCCGACAAAATTCCCAGCTGACTCGACTAACACAGTAAAACAGGATCAGTTGCAGGACACATACCATTGGGTGTACATATCAAGGACGACAGTCTTTTCACCGGCAGCCTCGACGATGGGCCAGAAAGTATCCTTGCCCACCTCCGTCACCTGACCCACCGCCACCACCGCCGCGCCCACGCTACACCTGGCTACATGAATCTCTTTCCTGGTGATGCCACTCGGCACATTGAGACTCACACTCGCAATATACTTCGGGGACGAGCAGTCAGTCCTCGGACCGGGAGCTGCGACAGAGGGCGGGGATGCGGCCGGCTGTGTCGTGGAGCAGGGCATGAAATTCTGGGTGCGAATGGAAGAAGCCGAGAGGGCCAGTCTCAAAGCCATGGCGGAGGCAGAGGAAGTGGAGAGAAGTCCGGCAGGTGGGGACTCTTAAACTTGGTGAGGTGGATGGAAAGACGAAATTAACCTTGCTCATGTGGATGCACTCTGCTTGAATCATGGCTGTTTTGGGAATTTCATAAAGCAACCGGGAAACGAGAGGCCCGAGTGCACTCGGCTCTTGTGTTCTAGAAAGACGGATGTGGCCTCCGATTCGGGGTTAACAGCCGTAACAAGAGACATCCGGGGGCTATTTCGGTATTTTCGATGTGACCGGTTGATATTTTGTAGCACATGTGCTTGTGACGTTATCCACACAGATCAGAATGACATATTAGTTTGGGCCATTGTCGAAATTGGGTCACGGGCACAAATTGGGCTCAACTTTTAGGCCATGATATGGGACCGGATATTCTCGTAGAACATCGCGAAACATATGGAATCGGTATTTATATCATCCCCATTCGGAATCAATTTATATAAGAAATGATTTGAATCTATTTCGTTTTAGTTGGTCGATTGTTTTTGAatgtttataattttttttttggtaagaaGACGAGGCAAACGCTCAttacaaaaaagaaacaacTACGAACTACAAAGATGGGGTAAGGAAGCCCTAATAATATCGACAAAAGTCAGCGGCCCAAGATATGTCGGGGAAAACTGATAGAAGTGAACACTTATCGGCAAAGAAATTTGTGATCTAAAATTAAACGTCTaataaattcaattgaattcttGCTAAATCCCTTTTGTCTTGGTCCATTTACAAAACGAACGCTCCCTTTGtaatccaatttttttttaataagtaaaaAGATTGCCTTTGTAATCCAATTGTTGTATCTTCTGTAATGTAAACAACATATTTCTATTTAATTCTTCtcaaattaattgaaattctGACATGTAAGGTGATTTTTCAAACGCCGTGATATGTGACGAGCTTTGCATGATTTCGACCTCCCCTAGAACTCGTCCTAGGGATGTTGTTTCGGAACATTTGGCCCGAAACTTATATTGCGTTTGGTTTGGGAgttggattttgattttaattggttgattttgattttaattgggttgtaatgattgtggtGTTGAATTATGGGaaaaagtttgaaaaagtaatgaataattatgataatttaatattaaaaattgaattgaatataatgGAATTATATGTGGATTTATGTATGGGGCCCATATTTTTGACTTTGAAGatatgatttttgttgtgtagtgagtagagttaaagttatagttaaaatcttaaaatcaaacCCTGAAAATAAATGGAGCCTTAAGATGCGAAGTCATGAATGTTAACTTTCCATAAAAATGTGCTCACTAGACTTCACTTCATTTCCGTGGATATTACTTGCTCATGGATTAAGACATCACGAGAAGACTCAAAAGAAATGCGActtcagcaaaaaaagaaaaaaaaaacaaacagcCAATGGACTAGATATTAATCAcaatatgttatatattaccgaaaaaataacaaatatttGGTTGTAGGTAGTTATTCATTCAAATATGATAAGCAACactcattaaatatttttcaaaaaaaaaaaaagctttaaATAAAGATGAGCATCTTTCAGCTTCTATGTTGAAGAAGGCCAATGATGAGTGATCAATGCAAATTAATCGGTAAAGACGCCATGTGATCCGAGCTCAGGTTAGCTCTGAGCTCAACCAACCAGCCAACCAACCCATGGACCCCACCCAACCGAAGCTTTGCTTCTCGGCTTTAGCTTAAGCTTTACTGCCCATGACAGCTCAAGAGACTGCTATACTTAGCTCACTAACTCGTCTCCAATGGAGGACGGTATCAAGAAAAGGCAATGGGAGGCCGATGTCGCCCTGTAAAAAGagataaaaagagagagagggtgacGGGAGGAGGAAAGCGTGAAAGGGAAGAGAGGGAGACAAGCAGGGGAAGTGGGAAGCAACGGAAAAGTTGTcttgtagagagagagagagagagagagactctGCAGTACGACACACATGACATTCGACgaggaagagaaaaaagaaaaagaaaagacgaGACCCAGAACCGAGCAGAGCTTGTTTTTCACTGTtctgtctctctttctctgtcCCCTCACGCCGACTTCCGTGAAAACGCGTCCTTTGTCGGccctcccttctctctctctctctctctctctctatcttccTCTTGGTCAGAATGGACCTGCGCCTTTAGCCGCTTGATTGCAGCTGAGCTCGAGATCTGCTCATTCAGCCGAGGATGGATATCGGGAGGTGGGTAGCGGCGGCGCTGGTGCTGGGAGTTGCGGCGGTGGCGTCGGGGAACGTGGTCTTGGAGGTGCAGAACAAGCTTAAACTACCGGACAGGGACAGCTCGCTTCGGGCGATGAGATCCCACGATGTTCGCCGTCACGGCAGGCTCCTTTCCGGCTACGATCTCCAGCTGGGGGGCAGTGGCAACCCCTCCGAGACCGGGTAAGCTGCCTAACTTCCCTGTTAGTTGACTCTGTACACACGACACTGTGCTATTTAAAATTGTACTCAAGatcgaattttatttttgcccCCTTCTTAATTGGGTCTGCAAGAAGAGATTTTGCCTCTCACATGAGGTGCAAGTTGGATTTTAATTGGGTCTGTGGATTGGATCCATCAAGCTGCGTAATCCTTTTCTTGAATTGTACTTCCTTTTGGATCCTGCAATAATTGCCTTTTTCTTCGCGGGACAGATTTTTGAGTTCTGTTTCCGGGACTTTTTGCGATCTTGCAGTTATTCAGTTCATAATTGCTCCGTGTTCTCTTTGATGTTTTCCACATCCATTGCTTGGAAGTGTCCATTTTGGTTACTTTTTCAATTGGAAGTTTGAGCTGCTGGCCAATCCGATAGCTCGTCCTGGCTTTCTTTCTTCGTAGTTGATTTATGTAGATTCTGTTCCATTTGATTTCTCAATGTCAATGAAAAACAGTCTGATATGTTGTCCCATTTCATTTCTCAATGGACGAGGtagctcgactggattagctCTGTCACTGAACTATATTTGATGTTTCTAGTCTTGGAAAATTTGGAACTTGGAACATACCAAGTCTTGTTGGCTCTGATATCTTGCTAATGTGATTTCGTACAGGCTATACTTTGCTAAGATTTCAATCGGGACACCTCCAAAGGACTATTTTGTTCAGGTCGACACTGGAAGCGATATTCTGTGGGTAAATTGTGCCGATTGTGTGAAGTGTCCTGTCAAAAGTGACCTCGGGGTATGTTCACTTAGCTTCGGCTTTAAGACCCATGCTTCCTCAAATGTAATGTTTGGCGAACTGCTTTGAATTCTGTGTTAATTGTCCATTTCTATCAATCTCTTTGGGTACAGATAGAACTCACCCTGTATAATGTGAAGGAATCCTCGAGTGGGGACATGGTTACTTGTGATCAAGATTTCTGTACTTCGACATACAACGGCCCCCTTCCCAATTGCAGGCCCAATTTGCTCTGCGAGTACAATGTTGTTTATGGAGACGGAAGCTCGACTTCTGGATACTTTGTGAAGGACTCTGTACACCTAGATCAAGTCACTGGAAACCTCCAAACCTCGTCCGCAAATGGGACCGTGGTCTTTGGGTGAGGTTTAGGTTGCAATTGCTATACTTCTGTTTCTTTGGGGTGTTCAGTTTTATTGAGATTGCTTTGTGTAAGAGTCCTCTTTGCATCTTAAATCTATTGTCGAAATGATATATTGTGTTTTGTAATAGGTGTGGAAGTAAGCAGTCAGGGGAGCTCGGTTCATCCTCTGAAGCATTAGATGGGATTCTTGGTTTTGGACAGGCAAACTCATCTATAATTTCTCAGCTCGCTTCATCTGGGAaggtgaaaaagaaatttgctCACTGCCTGGATGGTAAAAAGGGTGGTGGAATTTTTGCCATTGGAGATGTCGTGCAACCAACTGTAAAGACCACTCCGTTGGTACCAAACCAGTATGTATGATAAATGCTTTTCGTACTTCTTGTCAGTCATTACGTTCTCTGTTGTCTTTGGCCATTTACTTGCTGcttcactgaaaaaaaaactaatctGGTTATGACTTATATTCGAGGCacttttaactttcttttgtAATTCTACCTCCGTTACTATCATAGGCCACATTACAATGTTATTATGAAGGCTGTTGAAGTGGGTGGTGACGTTCTACAACTTCCCACAGATGTATTTGAGACTGGAGAACAGAAAGGAACAATAATTGACAGCGGCACGACTTTGGCCTACCTCCCAGAAGAAGTTTACAATCCAATGCTGAAGAAGGTATATAATGTTCTGAACTTCACGTTTATCACTCATCACTTTCCTAACTTTCTGATGTGTTTGTGTTTCGTGATATCAGATCCTCGCTCAGCGACCTCATCTGAGTTTACATACTGTAGAAGATCAATTTACATGTTTTCAGTATTCAGGAAGGTGAGGTTCTAAAGCTGCTACTCGTGTGGGGTTTCTCTTTCTGAGGGATTTCTAAGGCTAGATACTTCACGCTATATTTATATTCGTGAAACAACATAGGCTTGACAACAAGTTCGGCTGGTCCATCTTCTGTGTAGTTGTAGTTTTGATCGAAGAAATAAGGATACAATTATagcttctctctctgtctAATACGCAGTGTTGATGATGGATTTCCTGAAGTCACATTTCACTTTGAAGATTCAGTTACATTGACAGTTTATCCTCATGAGTACTTATTCCAGATTCGTGTAAGTGCAAGAGGTGGTTTTATCAACTTACAAGTGCAGTACTACCTGGGGCCTTTTTAAGAAACTATGTATTGTTCTCTCGACCTCCTTGCAGGAAGATGCTTGGTGCTTCGGTTGGATGAGCAGCGGAGCGCAATCTAAGGATGGAAGGGACATGACCCTTCTCGGAGGTACGAATTACGATTAAACTTCAGCTCTCTTTAGGCGCATTGGGTCTGGCAAAATTCAAGGCATTGAGTGTAACATTTGTTTTAATTAGCTAAATTTATGGCATTGTCTCTGGCTTTTAATCGAGTATTTCTATATTCTCCAATTGCAGATTTGGTACTTTCAAATAAACTAGTTTTGTATGATCTCGAGAAGCAGGCCATTGGATGGACAGAGTATAACTGTGAGTATTTTGTTCCATTCGAATGCAGTTGTTCCCCTCCTAATTTTATTTGCTCGCTTCAGGGAAGATATGGAGGCCTAAATCCCATTTCGGTTTCAGGTTCTTCAAGCATCAAGGTGAAGGATGGGAGTACAGGAGCCACATATTCTGTGGGTGCGTACGACATAGGTTCGACTTCCATCCTCACCATCGGAAGAATACTGACGTTCTTGTTACTGCCTGCAAGTATACTGCACAGTCTCCTATAGCTAAGACAGACGGGTTTAACAGACATTCATACTTATTCACAGCCAATTGGAATTTTTTATGATACATCGTTACTCTGTCGCATAGAGGTTGTCACAATATTGATCTGTCCGGATGTAAAGCACACCTCTTTTCTTTCGTTCTTTCATTTTTCGTTTTTGTCTTTTCGATGTGCATTTGTTTAGTGACTTTGTATTGTTGCATCTCCATCTGGTCAAGTGAAATGGGGAACTCGGCTTCGGTTAGTTTGTTCATCTCCGATAAAGTTTTTCAGGCTCTTCATGGGTTGTCTCCTATGCATGCTTGTATATAGCTTCCCTTATCAACGTTTAACTCGACTTCTAGTTTCATCAAACGAAAATGAAAGAGCATCAAGAAGCCAAATTTTTACATCCACACAAGGTCCACTCCAATTCCAACTAGATAACATCCTTATGACAACCATAGTTGGGTGCGAAGAGCAACAGTCTTCCTGTATGTTCTGTTCCTTCTTGTTCGAAAAACATTTTTTCGAATCTGGGAGATTCACGGGTTACAACTTTTGCCTTTCTGCAACTTCCCACTGATGCAGATATGCGTATGCTCTATCCAGTCAATCTGATGTCGACGGGGCCAACATTTGTCCATTGTTTGATTCATCATGCGAAGGTAAGACGGCGATTGCAATTTTCAGTTTCCCTAATCATGGCGTGACCGGCCTTTGTCCCATGCCAGATGCAGCTGGATCGAAATTTCTCATTTTGGCACGGACGTTTGTCCGACCGTATTATGCTACAACGTTTGGTGAGGGGGTCAAGAGTCACGGGTATGGTaggaaaaattgaaggaaTGTGGTGCAGTTTAAAAATCAACTCCAAACCCCcaacgaagaagaagatatagAAATGTTCATGCGGAGACAGGTGAGTGGACCCGTCAGCACCGCTCGGTTCCTAGGAATTCACGCCCACCCTGCCATCTCCTCCCTGTCCGTGTTCTTCTGCCTGCCTGTGTTTTCTTTGCTACTTCCGGGGATTTTTGGATGATGTGGGTGTGGAAGTAGCAATCCTGGGGGAGAGCGCAGTGGTGGTTGGTCAGTTATCCTCGTCGATATTCAATGAGCAttacaatcaataaaaatgtTTGTAAATGGTAATATATGAGACTACTCTGTTCGGCGTGTTCGCTTCTAGTGAGTGCTATAACGGCAATTAAAATGCTTGTGAGTGAGAATTTTCGATGTCAGTGCGCCATTCTCTCTTTACACACTCTTCAATTGTGATGATTGGGCAATGCAGAAAGATGCTTCCATTGACTCCTCTCTCATCCTTGAAACTAACTCTCACCCTTCTCCCAcccttttcctctctctcacactcTTTCTTATGTTACTACTTCTTCCTGTTGTCATTTTCCCCTTGAATTCATGCCAATATATAGCCTTTTCCCCTGCACAATGTCAGTGGCTTCACCAAGTTCCAATCTTCTCTCTTCCTCCCTCATCTGTGAAGAGAACAATCAGTACTTTGCTGTCAGAGAACTGCCAGGAACTATATCAGCAATAGCCTTCCTCTGCAGCCATGGCAAATAATTGTGTCTGGGGCATGCTGTTTTGCGTGCTGCTGCTTTCGGTCTTTACCGAATGCGCTCCCGAAGGGTCTCTGGTCACTCATTTGCCTGGTTTTAACGGCAGTTTTCCTTCTAAACACTATTCGGGGTCCGTTCACTCGATGTCTTATTTTCATCTCTTTCGTTATCGCACAAAATTCAATCCATGTTTTACgtgagaaaaggaaaacgtgACCAGTTCTCATGCCGTTTCGCTGTTTGAACAAGATACGTGGAGGTAGATGGGAAGAATCTATTCTACTATCTGGTAGTGTCGGAAAGGAGCCCGCCGCAAGACCCAGTTGTCCTGTGGCTCAACGGTGGACCTGGTTGCTCCAGCTTTGACGGTTTCATTTATGAACATGGTATGTGCATAAGTTTATATGTGTGGTTCTCTAGATGAACATCCTGAAATTATGTGTTTGTCTTGTCTGCAACTGTAGTTGGATAACTGTCTTTTCGGTTGCGGGGTCACATCATTTGATTCGATTTTCTACAGGCCCTTTCAACTTTGAAGTAGGAAAGTCTGAAAAGGCCCTTCCAAAATTGCATCTAAATGGATATAGCTGGTCCAAGGTTATGGATTTGCTTCTCTTTCTCCACACATGCAttccaatttgatgttcaCTTCAGATACTGCAGATTCTTTCCGGAAAAAGTTCACTGGTTGCACTTCTTTGGGCTTGTCTCTCTCAAGTTTTATAAGAAATGCCAGCGTTCCTGCACTTTTGCAGGtatcaaatattatttacCTCGAGTCGCCTTGTGGAGTTGGCCTATCTTACTCTTCAGACACTGGCAAGTATGTTACAGGAGACCTAGACACTGCCTCTACCACACATGCTTTCCTTCTGAAGGTAAACTCGAGTCTCCTATCAGGAAATCGAGCGTAAAACATTtgatagaaaatattttatatcctGTAATGAGAGTGAAATCTGATGAAGTTGATTAAACGATCTGTTCTACTGGAAAAAAAGTGGTTCAAGCTGTTCCCGGAGTTCATCAACAATCCTTTCTACATCGCTGGAGAGTCCTATGCTGGGATCTATGTGCCAACTCTTGCAGCTGAATTGGCAAAAGGTACCCACTTTATCACTCCACATGATCTGGAGCTGACGAATACTCCAATCTAATTACCTAAATTCTACTCCAATGAGCAGGAACTAAGAGAGGAGTGAAGCCAATCAATTTCAAGGTCTGTTCTCTGTTTCGGCATCTCTATGCAGCTGCAACTTTTATGATAATATGTGCCAGCTGCATCCGGTGCCCTCCTCAGACAAAAAGGAGCTTACAATCATTTCGATTTTGTGCAGGGTTACATGGTGGGGAACGGGGTCACGGATGAGAAATTTGATGGCACCGCACTGGTACCATTTGCTCATGGAATGGCACTGATATCGGATGATATCTTTAATGTGGGacacttctcttcttcttttggaTGCTCTATTCCATTGGCAAATTAGATTTGATCAAGGGGATCAGATTTTAGTCCTTCTCAGTCCTATAGGAAGTAGACACATGATGAATTCAACTCATTACATAATAAATCACTTCACTGCATTGCAATGTCTCACATTCCGTGCCTCATGTCTGTGATCGGCTAATGTGTTCTTTATGGCCTGCATATATTGGACGGACCCCTACAATAATTTCTGAGCTCTGTGCATTTAATTGATGCAGGAAGTATATAATAGCTGTGGTGTACTCTACTACAATAACAATAGTGAAACCTGTTATGCTAGCCTCGAAAAAGTAAGCCAGGTAAAACTCCGATATAATGAAGATTTTCTTGACGAACTCCGACTGATCACTAGGATCTTTATTTCCTTTGGTCAAGCTCTGACTAGGGTTGGTTGTTACTCAGGCAATTGCAGGTCTAAACATTTATGACATCCTCGAGCCTTGCTACCATTACCCGGGTTCTGCAAAGAAAGAGGATGCAAATGAAAGCACATCCTTGCCCTTAAGCTTCCAGATGTTGGGAGGTACTGAGAGGCCGCTCGCTGTGCGTAAAAGGATGTTTGGCCGTGCTTGGCCTCTTTGGGCGACTGTTAAGGACGGCCCTGTTCCTTTGTGGCCCCAGTTGGCTGAGAAGTACCATGTTGCTTGTATTGTGAGCTCCTTACTAAAATTGCCATCGTCTCTTGGATTTGTTTTGCACTTCTTACGATTTGTTTGGATGATGCTACAATTGAGGAATTTGTGTGCAGAATGACGACGTTGCAACTACATGGCTTAACAATGCAGAAGTCCGAGAAGCAATCCATGCCGCCCCAGTATGTATTATCTTTTTGTTAAAGATGCAAGTTCAAGCATTTTTCTGCTGTCTGATGCTCTTTTGCTGATTCTTGCGTCGAAAAATGGGGAGACAGGTGAATGTTTCTGGTCCTTGGGAGCTATGCACCAGAAAAATCTCGTATAACCATGATGCCGGCAGTATGATTCCTTACCACAAGAACTTGACTTCTCTGAATTACCGAGTCCTCATCTATAGGTAAGACGAGCCCCTTCTTTTAGAGGGaaagaagaaattatttttcaggTATCACGCATTTCTCTGGCTTCCAATGAGGCAAGATTTGATCATATTGACAGCGGGGACCATGACATGTGCGTTCCATACACTGGAAGCGAAGCATGGACTCGATCACTCGGGTATAAGACCTCGAGCGCATGGAGGTCCTGGTGGTCTAATAACCAAGTAGCTGGGTAAATTACTCCATCAATCAGTTTTAGTTACAATTTTCAGATGATATTTGGTCTCGAAATTCTGGCCAGTCTCCTTTAAATACAAAGTAGTTGTTGGTTAAGGAATTGATTCTTTTATCGACTGGAACATCTAACCGTCAAAGGAAGTGCCTAAAACTTGAAGGCTGAATTATGGCAGGTATCTACAAGAATATGACAACAAGCTCACCTTCCTTACGATCAAAGTAAGCGGCAGTCTCTGTTATCCTTCATTAGTATTTCTTCCAAAATCGATTCACAGTTCTTAGGTTTGTGTTGTcctcttttccttcctaatCAATTGGTTTTTACTTCTGATGTCGCTTCCCGGTTCGCAATTCAGGGAGCTGGGCATACTGTGCCAGAATACAAGCCAAGCGAAGCACTGGATTTCTATACACGCTGGTTGGACAGGAAGCCGATATAAGATTGGCTGAAAGCTTCATCCTTTTTCATTTCCATCGACTGAAACATCACTTCAATGACCTAAGTGTACTTTATAACCAAAAAGAATTAGTAATTATATGAAGAGCATTTCCAAAAGTCCATCTCGTAACTTCTGATCTATTCCCTACTTGAACAGAAAAGCAAACGAGAAAAAGGGATGAAAGGAATGGTGGGGTGACGTATGAATGAGTAGGAAGGAAACCATTACCGGAGAAGAAGCTTAACAGTAAAGGCTCGAAACTTAACGGTGCCCAGCCAATGTTGTGCTTCGATGTATGTTCAATACAGCATGTCATGGAGATATACTGAAACGATAACATCATTCTAACTTGATCCAGCAACCCAGTACTAATTCCCGAACATTGCCCGTGATTCCACCGCATATGCAAGAATGTTTTCAGAGACAAGTCGAATATGAATACAGATTTCCAACGTAAAAGCAGAACATACCATTTACAATATGACATTGTCGCAAGAGGAGGGTCCTGCACGTTCCACAGACATGCCAACATAGGCCGGCCTAGGCCCCATTGGGAACAATTTCAACAACTGGAAAGCAAAAGGACAATGAAAGTGGTCAAGAGATATTTTTTTACCCATGATCACATTGAACTCATAATTGTGAAGCTAATAGCTTCCCGCTGAAGCATCGAACA
This genomic window contains:
- the LOC116210740 gene encoding thioredoxin F-type, chloroplastic-like isoform X2; the encoded protein is MALRLALSASSIRTQNFMPCSTTQPAASPPSVAAPGPRTDCSSPKYIASVSLNVPSGITRKEIHVARCSVGAAVVAVGQVTEVGKDTFWPIVEAAGEKTVVLDMYTQWCGPCKIMAPKFQELSEKYLDVVFLKLDCNQENKPLAKELGIRVVPTFKILKEGKIVKEVTGAKFDDLVAAIDAVRSS
- the LOC116210740 gene encoding thioredoxin F-type, chloroplastic-like isoform X1, producing MALRLALSASSIRTQNFMPCSTTQPAASPPSVAAPGPRTDCSSPKYIASVSLNVPSGITRKEIHVARCSVGAAVVAVGQVTEVGKDTFWPIVEAAGEKTVVLDMYTQWCGPCKIMAPKFQELSEKYLDVVFLKLDCNQENKGINSLSGSYVARRFSAIGEGARDKSGSDLQDPKGGKDCERSHGGQVR
- the LOC116210726 gene encoding aspartic proteinase-like protein 2 isoform X1, producing MDIGRWVAAALVLGVAAVASGNVVLEVQNKLKLPDRDSSLRAMRSHDVRRHGRLLSGYDLQLGGSGNPSETGLYFAKISIGTPPKDYFVQVDTGSDILWVNCADCVKCPVKSDLGIELTLYNVKESSSGDMVTCDQDFCTSTYNGPLPNCRPNLLCEYNVVYGDGSSTSGYFVKDSVHLDQVTGNLQTSSANGTVVFGCGSKQSGELGSSSEALDGILGFGQANSSIISQLASSGKVKKKFAHCLDGKKGGGIFAIGDVVQPTVKTTPLVPNQPHYNVIMKAVEVGGDVLQLPTDVFETGEQKGTIIDSGTTLAYLPEEVYNPMLKKILAQRPHLSLHTVEDQFTCFQYSGSVDDGFPEVTFHFEDSVTLTVYPHEYLFQIREDAWCFGWMSSGAQSKDGRDMTLLGDLVLSNKLVLYDLEKQAIGWTEYNCSSSIKVKDGSTGATYSVGAYDIGSTSILTIGRILTFLLLPASILHSLL
- the LOC116210726 gene encoding aspartic proteinase-like protein 2 isoform X2 gives rise to the protein MDIGRWVAAALVLGVAAVASGNVVLEVQNKLKLPDRDSSLRAMRSHDVRRHGRLLSGYDLQLGGSGNPSETGLYFAKISIGTPPKDYFVQVDTGSDILWVNCADCVKCPVKSDLGIELTLYNVKESSSGDMVTCDQDFCTSTYNGPLPNCRPNLLCEYNVVYGDGSSTSGYFVKDSVHLDQVTGNLQTSSANGTVVFGCGSKQSGELGSSSEALDGILGFGQANSSIISQLASSGKVKKKFAHCLDGKKGGGIFAIGDVVQPTVKTTPLVPNQYAVEVGGDVLQLPTDVFETGEQKGTIIDSGTTLAYLPEEVYNPMLKKILAQRPHLSLHTVEDQFTCFQYSGSVDDGFPEVTFHFEDSVTLTVYPHEYLFQIREDAWCFGWMSSGAQSKDGRDMTLLGDLVLSNKLVLYDLEKQAIGWTEYNCSSSIKVKDGSTGATYSVGAYDIGSTSILTIGRILTFLLLPASILHSLL
- the LOC116210720 gene encoding serine carboxypeptidase 1-like, producing the protein MANNCVWGMLFCVLLLSVFTECAPEGSLVTHLPGFNGSFPSKHYSGYVEVDGKNLFYYLVVSERSPPQDPVVLWLNGGPGCSSFDGFIYEHGPFNFEVGKSEKALPKLHLNGYSWSKVSNIIYLESPCGVGLSYSSDTGKYVTGDLDTASTTHAFLLKWFKLFPEFINNPFYIAGESYAGIYVPTLAAELAKGTKRGVKPINFKGYMVGNGVTDEKFDGTALVPFAHGMALISDDIFNEVYNSCGVLYYNNNSETCYASLEKVSQAIAGLNIYDILEPCYHYPGSAKKEDANESTSLPLSFQMLGGTERPLAVRKRMFGRAWPLWATVKDGPVPLWPQLAEKYHVACINDDVATTWLNNAEVREAIHAAPVNVSGPWELCTRKISYNHDAGSMIPYHKNLTSLNYRVLIYSGDHDMCVPYTGSEAWTRSLGYKTSSAWRSWWSNNQVAGYLQEYDNKLTFLTIKGAGHTVPEYKPSEALDFYTRWLDRKPI